In Aspergillus luchuensis IFO 4308 DNA, chromosome 1, nearly complete sequence, the following are encoded in one genomic region:
- a CDS encoding uncharacterized protein (COG:S;~EggNog:ENOG410PHIK;~InterPro:IPR011993,IPR029071,IPR001849,IPR000159;~PFAM:PF00788,PF00169;~go_process: GO:0007165 - signal transduction [Evidence IEA]) — translation MAMEKQDHQVVAGQHPTPMKFSRYRSVRKAAAKQPPPPPQSCPLPPPLPIPPVASASPSHDRPALPNGSSNGSSSVQRSMSRYRRRAPTAQSADADTQPPVPAPPPAYKAQVDPSANGGPVHPHFQDSEGAEMVRMRNKLASKLAAREKRHQEKPEDDEAERERHRQNAMDRLTGGEAKSVSTTHSKPASRDRSADKAEEYAVRRPHKESEHRKPQTGSASASRRASMEPRRQSVSDAANPAHRRSAHGDASAVPAIDTTVPAQFPGIDAPVSAVNARERRVLVQYRKSSARICITPSTSAQDIVATALEQMDAGVDPEKFILMESFAELGLERPLRRYEYVREVLNSWTHDEQNTLIVVPAASLDALTLLDARNVSLGPPADVTYYMYYSQRPRKWDKRYVTLRSDGQVTVSKKENAQDATNACHLSDFDIYSPTASYLAKNVKPPKKFCQAVKSQQKSNMFLSTENFVHFFSTNDRETADGWYRAVQTWRSWYLVTKLGAGQPAEAEAMQPDEAPFKPLLNPFEEPANEVKPSQPALERAKSTKTKELFSHKKSTRERGPPPTSFPKLLTGDSDLATGSSSDEAPFSASGLLGRTYTMRQRALKEREEQEKRDNEELIKQGLIGTMGSRHPSRTNTMTSSHGPDPNLMRRTQSMKNKPLVDLTPVYQEPPQHIRKGRGIAVEPGLPLIDAATGPEAPGGIQIPSATTWRRPQVPPEPPMPEVRTRNRSNTARSVNNQQRYHHTAPTTPTDGENLRSQDGPFIPNSLLARSTPHQNIQGSPVGHGVATGDRNAAKPMLDMSPDNPFAEGSLLRGL, via the coding sequence atggcgatggagaagcaggaTCATCAAGTGGTTGCTGGCCAGCACCCGACACCCATGAAATTTTCCCGTTACCGTTCCGTGAGAAAAGCCGCGGCGAaacagccaccaccaccaccgcaatcCTGCCCCCTGCCCCCGCCGCTGCCCATCCCGCCTGTCGCTTCCGCGTCGCCGTCGCATGACCGGCCAGCACTCCCCAATGGCTCCAGCaatggctccagctccgttCAGAGGAGCATGTCGCGATACCGTCGCAGGGCTCCTACTGCGCAATCTGCCGATGCCGATACACAACCTCCCGTCCCAGCCCCTCCCCCGGCGTATAAAGCGCAAGTCGACCCCAGTGCCAATGGAGGTCCTGTTCACCCACACTTTCAGGACTCAGAGGGCGCCGAGATGGTGCGAATGCGAAACAAGCTGGCGAGCAAATTGGCCGCGCGAGAGAAGCGGCACCAGGAAAaaccggaggatgatgaggcggAGCGCGAAAGACACCGACAGAATGCGATGGATCGGCTGACCGGCGGCGAAGCGAAGTCAGTGTCTACAACTCATTCAAAACCTGCGTCGCGCGATAGATCAGCCGACAAAGCTGAGGAGTATGCGGTTCGTCGTCCCCATAAGGAATCGGAGCATCGGAAACCCCAGACTGGATCCGCTTCGGCGAGTCGTCGCGCGAGCATGGAACCGAGGCGCCAGTCGGTCAGTGATGCAGCCAACCCAGCGCATCGCAGAAGTGCGCACGGCGATGCGTCAGCAGTCCCTGCGATTGATACCACGGTGCCTGCTCAGTTCCCAGGGATTGATGCGCCGGTATCGGCTGTCAATGCGCGCGAGCGGCGGGTGCTGGTTCAATACCGCAAATCATCTGCGCGCATCTGCATCACTCCCTCCACATCTGCTCAAGACATTGTCGCGACTGCATTGGAGCAGATGGATGCCGGGGTAGACCCAGAAAAGTTCATCCTGATGGAGTCGTTCGCGGAGCTGGGGCTGGAACGGCCATTGCGCCGCTACGAATACGTACGGGAGGTGCTGAATTCTTGGACCCACGACGAACAGAACACATTGATTGTCGTCCCTGCAGCTAGTCTGGATGCGCTAACCCTGCTCGATGCGCGGAACGTGTCACTCGGTCCACCCGCGGATGTGACCTACTACATGTACTACTCGCAGCGGCCTCGCAAATGGGATAAACGCTACGTGACCCTCCGGTCCGACGGCCAAGTGACCgtctccaagaaggagaatgcCCAAGATGCAACCAACGCTTGCCACCTTTCTGATTTCGACATCTACTCTCCTACCGCCAGCTACCTCGCGAAGAATGTCAAGCCGCCCAAAAAGTTCTGCCAGGCTGTCAAGAGCCAGCAAAAATCCAACATGTTCCTCTCGACGGAGAATTTTGTCCATTTCTTCTCGACCAACGACCGCGAGACTGCCGATGGCTGGTACCGGGCCGTCCAAACCTGGCGCAGCTGGTACCTGGTGACGAAGCTGGGGGCAGGCCAGCCGGCGGAAGCAGAAGCCATGCAGCCGGATGAGGCCCCATTCAAGCCCTTGCTGAACCCCTTTGAGGAACCAGCCAACGAGGTGAAACCGTCGCAACCCGCGTTAGAACGCGCCAAATCCACAAAGACCAAGGAGCTCTTCTCCCACAAGAAGAGCACCCGCGAGCGTGGGCCTCCACCTACATCGTTCCCCAAGCTTCTCACCGGCGACTCCGACCTCGCTACAGGCTCGTCCTCGGATGAAGCCCCCTTCTCAGCATCCGGCCTTCTCGGCCGAACCTACACCATGCGCCAACGCGCATTGAAAGAGCgcgaagagcaagaaaaacGAGACAACGAAGAACTCATCAAACAAGGGCTGATCGGCACCATGGGCTCCCGCCACCCCAGCCGTACCAACACCATGACATCCAGTCACGGCCCAGACCCCAACCTCATGCGACGCACGCAATCCATGAAAAACAAACCCCTCGTCGACCTAACCCCGGTCTACCAAGAGCCTCCACAACACATCCGTAAAGGCCGCGGTATCGCCGTGGAACCAGGGCTGCCCCTAATCGACGCCGCCACGGGGCCCGAAGCCCCAGGCGGAATTCAAATACCCTCCGCCACGACCTGGCGAAGACCGCAGGTGCCGCCTGAACCGCCCATGCCAGAGGTCCGCACCCGCAATCGGTCCAACACTGCCCGCAGCGTCAACAACCAACAGCGATACCATCATACCGCTCCGACCACGCCAACCGACGGGGAGAATCTGCGCAGCCAAGACGGCCCGTTCATCCCTAACAGTTTGTTGGCACGATCTACACCGCACCAAAATATCCAAGGGTCTCCGGTCGGCCATGGCGTGGCAACGGGGGATCGCAATGCCGCGAAACCAATGTTGGATATGTCGCCGGACAACCCGTTCGCGGAGGGTAGTTTGTTACGGGGGTTGTGA
- a CDS encoding uncharacterized protein (COG:S;~EggNog:ENOG410PW3I) has product MMNLLGDVLGGLGYAATSASTFVVDSIGHADSIVESATRIFQKASGHSVRGLMDAVLRRSQKLISPELLLETLTKLVVRITEQINTEPVGSLLQEATKCLFKLIKSMLDKIDPESLLKIVKELTTVTVKAIIAKVGALRIIHEGIISNDVTSATLGAIWNNGGDLARFLVDLIEPAKCYVPADYIPADSTTETAKGSLRGAYNELDASKHMNRHAVICQLQRLAKSLIFIVGGMGKTVNIDELEDIGITDATTLGSDVKSVDSNITVENPAKDISVNEKWLFVNGVGGELFWLHLACKKLATQYSRDIRGVFNRGDGLLWDLVECAGERTVQRTGTAREQKKLIKRTKSSRMAQKSLVKELKSALNANPEPKHVVMIAHSQGCLLLRLALEQILNDSVNDTEITEKMKKHLCIFTFGNPSVDWKWELGEQHIEQLNLDDPQLDDFTNLSSHVLRTEHFANRNDFVAKLGVLNENKSEDSGYAPEHVFINEKEDWASGHLFGSQYSLDPDDYLNSGSKLSGKRSWLLSCEKGKSLEDLQRNRTPSPF; this is encoded by the exons ATGATGAATCTCTTAGGTGACGTCCTTGGGGGGCTGGGGTATGCTGCTACATCTGCGTCTACGTTTGTGGTGGACAGTATTGGCCATGCGGACAGCATCGTCGAATCTGCGACGCGCATATTTCAGAAGGCCAGCGGACATTCGGTTCGTGGGCTTATGGACGCGGTGTTAAGACGCTCCCAGAAACTGATAAGCCCAGAACTTCTTCTGGAGACTTTGACAAAGCTTGTTGTCAGGATAACCGAGCAGATAAACACAGAACCTGTGGGCAGCCTGCTTCAAGAAGCGACCAAATGCTTATTCAAATTGATCAAGTCCATGTTGGACAAGATCGATCCAGAATCACTTCTTAAGATTGTGAAGGAGCTCACAACAGTGACTGTGAAGGCAATAATTGCCAAGGTGGGAGCACTTCGGATCATACACGAAGGCATAATCAGCAACGATGTCACTTCGGCAACCCTGGGAGCTATCTGGAACAATGGCGGTGATTTGGCGAGGTTTTTGGTTGACCTTATCGAACCTGCCAAGTGCTATGTCCCAGCAGACTATATTCCAGCAGATTCAACCACTGAAACGGCCAAAGGGTCACTGCGCGGTGCATACAATGAATTGGACGCATCAAAACATATGAATCGACACGCTGTAATTTGTCAACTTCAGAGGCTCGCCAAGTCGTTGATCTTCATTGTGGGGGGAATGGGCAAAACTGTCAATATTGACGAGCTGGAAGACATTGGCATTACCGATGCAACCACACTCGGAAGCGACGTTAAATCCGTCGACTCAAACATCACCGTTGAAAACCCTGCAAAAGACATATCAGTAAATGAGAAGTGGTTATTTGTCAATGGTGTAGGTGGAGAGCTCTTCTGGTTGCATCTTGCTTGCAAGAAACTAGCAACGCAATATTCAAGAGATATCAGAGGAGTTTTCAATAGGGGTGATGGCCTTCTTTGGGACTTGGTTGAATGTGCAGGCGAGAGGACCGTCCAGAGAACTGGCACCGCaagagaacagaagaaacTTATCAAAAGAACAAAGAGCAGCAGGATGGCACAGAAGTCACTGGTAAAGGAATTGAAGTCGGCCTTGAACGCCAATCCAGAGCCCAAGCATGTCGTGATGATAGCTCATTCTCAGGGCTGTCTGCTTCTACGCCTAGCATTGGAACAAATATTGAATGATTCAGTCAACGATACCGAGATCACTGAAAAAATGAAGAAACACCTATGCATATTCACATTCGGAAACCCCAGCGTCGACTGGAAATGGGAATTGGGTGAACAACATATTGAACAACTAAACCTCGACGACCCACAATTGGACGATTTTACAAACCTCAGTTCACACGTTCTTCGCACCGAGCATTTTGCGAACCGAAATGACTTTGTAGCGAAACTCGGGGTGTTGAATGAAAACAAGTCAGAGGATAGTGGCTATGCGCCTGAACACGTCTTCATCAACGAAAAAGAAGACTGGGCTAGCGGCCATCTCTTCGGGTCACAGTACAGTCTTGACCCAGATGACTACTTAAATTCTGGAAGCAAATTGAGTGGCAAGAGATCCTGGCTGCTCTCTTGTGAGAAGGGAAAATCATTGGAGGATTTGCAAA GAAACCGCACGCCCAGTCCTTTTTGA
- a CDS encoding uncharacterized protein (COG:S;~EggNog:ENOG410Q1E6;~TransMembrane:2 (i504-528o548-572i)): MRTTDTLFRKVRVKPATDLEMSNGNSTPTPSHDSQLNPYSGFSELANEYREYVQRLAGQWPGLSYLDAYLQDPLYLERETFPIVLVRPNKVPPVQRDLKLEDVLPQVDDGSSPILIVLEDPTPRMIAELGGQLRIDPQFWADFLVGPSWFGSGKVDIGPGEPSVQYRDDSLLEQLWPLPRPARQQEHFCFRFVAHREPTPGSSEVCVGPNMDGYSSLSTSYPICGDAKPGPPICANSIGLRNNLTVWENQHARKRARGETETPSRDIPWIGVIVVKNQSSRIPVCEPGFSYIFREFLPRPRFVERFVMDNLEISKEWEGRPQRAPKSNYSIKEILWYHLTCHLEKDDFRNAALTSPSLLFVDVLQLIGCFWVAEIESKHLQLSWMEVYYQKEVIIRRRKFPSLLDPLYPDPNGSLSARLQADLIGLHSDLIKIEPYEQFIHEAEEYCKAREQLTGLPDYSDLANDFAYLQKAVCRLNKRVKRIMGFLKSIEDDFEKSRSRYRNMLLLILALWAWLVSPVSVTASIMNLGESRESSAIKVGDVQVFWKVVVPLGVGVVLLVVSLLWITEFFTLKATRKASRSRRYR; encoded by the exons atgcGGACGACAGATACCCTGTTTAGGAAGGTGCGGGTAAAGCCCGCAACAGACCTTGAGATGTCCAATGGGAACAGCACTCCCACACCATCCCATGACAGTCAACTGAACCCATACAGTGGTTTCAGTGAGCTAGCCAACGAATATCGAGAATATGTCCAGAGACTCGCAGGCCAGTGGCCTGGATTATCCTATCTCGATGCTTATCTGCAGGATCCTCTATAtctggagagggagactTTCCCAATCGTGCTCGTCAGGCCGAACAAGGTTCCACCCGTGCAGCGTGACCTAAAATTAGAAGACGTTCTGCCCCAAGTGGATGATGGTTCAAGTCCGATACTCATAGTCTTGGAAGACCCCACTCCCAGGATGATCGCAGAGCTCGGAGGGCAACTGCGAATTGATCCTCAGTTTTGGGCAGATTTCCTGGTCGGTCCGTCGTGGTTTGGGTCAGGAAAGGTAGATATTGGACCCGGTGAACCAAGCGTCCAATACAGAGATGACAGCCTGCTAGAGCAGCTTTGGCCGTTACCAAGGCCTGCGAGGCAGCAGGAGCATTTTTGCTTTCGGTTTGTTGCCCACAGAGAGCCAACACCAGGTAGCTCTGAGGTTTGTGTTGGCCCAAATATGGATGGCTATAGTTCACTATCAACGTCCTATCCCATTTGTGGTGATGCCAAACCGGGGCCTCCAATTTGCGCCAACTCAATCGGTCTACGCAATAATCTCACCGTATGGGAAAACCAGCATGCGCGGAAGAGGGCCAGGGGTGAAACTGAAACCCCATCACGGGATATACCGTGGATAG GTGTCATTGTGGTGAAGAACCAAAGTAGCAGGATACCGGTCTGCGAGCCAGGCTTTTCATATATATTCCGAGAGTTCCTTCCAAGGCCACGCTTTGTTGAACGCTTCGTCATGGATAATCTGGAAATCTCAAAAGAATGGGAAGGACGGCCTCAACGAGCTCCAAAATCCAATTATTCCATTAAGGAGATCCTCTGGTACCACCTCACCTGCCATCTCGAGAAAGATGATTTTCGTAATGCCGCATTGACATCACCGAGCCTTCTATTCGTCGACGTTCTTCAATTGATCGGTTGCTTCTGGGTGGCTGAGATTGAATCTAAACACTTGCAATTATCCTGGATGGAGGTGTATTATCAGAAGGAGGTTATTATACGGAGACGGAagtttccctccctcctggaTCCCCTATATCCAGATCCAAATGGCAGTCTCTCTGCAAGGCTCCAAGCAGACCTGATTGGATTACACAGTGATCTGATTAAAATTGAGCCGTACGAACAATTTATACACGAAGCTGAAGAGTATTGCAAAGCTCGAGAGCAGCTCACCGGTCTGCCAGATTACTCGGACCTAGCTAACGACTTCGCCTACCTGCAGAAGGCCGTTTGTCGCTTGAACAAACGAGTTAAAAGGATTATGGGCTTTTTGAAGTCAATCGAGGATGACTTTGAGAAATCACGTTCAAGATACCGAAACATGTTGCTACTGATTCTGGCACTGTGGGCCTGGTTGGTTTCACCAGTTTCGGTGACCGCTTCGATAATGAATCTAGGGGAGAGCAGAGAAAGCAGTGCCATCAAAGTTGGGGACGTTCAAGTATTTTGGAAAGTTGTGGTTCCTCTTGGAGTTGGGGTGGTTTTGCTTGTTGTGTCTTTGCTTTGGATCACGGAATTCTTTACTTTGAAGGCGACGCGAAAGGCAAGTCGCTCTAGGAGGTACCGTTAA
- a CDS encoding dTDP-4-dehydrorhamnose reductase family protein (COG:E,I;~EggNog:ENOG410QDQG;~InterPro:IPR005913,IPR036291,IPR029903;~PFAM:PF04321,PF01073,PF01370), with product MSSTETQFGNMSTTVLVTGATGLLGRQVFNTFKHSGCLVVGQGYSRAIPPTIQKADLEKEEDIKNLLNEAKPQIVIHCAANRFPDLCDQNPDQARRVNVDATRILAEETARRGALLVYISTDYVFPGKEGEAPYEADAQTNPPNLYGQFKRDGELAVLEATKDTGLGIVLRVPVLYGTAKENSESAVNTLIDAVYKAQDENAGVKMDDWAQRYPTNTEDVARVCRDIVIKYVKERQRIQELPKILQFSSEDRMTKYEICEKLADVLGLSLVGMVRNKQGNDPNASVQRPYDTHLSTKALKELGIDLRTVDFLSWWRKHLGAYKH from the exons ATGTCCTCTACTGAGACGCAATTTGGAAACATGTCGACCACTGTTCTTGTCACTGGTGCTACCGGCCTTCTAGGCCGACAGGTATTCAATACCTTCAAGCACTCCGGCTGTTTGGTCGTTGGTCAAGGCTATTCCAGAGCCATACCTCCCACGATACAGAAGGCTGATttggaaaaggaggaggacaTTAAGAATCTATTAAACGAAGCGAA ACCTCAAATTGTCATCCATT GTGCCGCAAACCGTTTCCCCGACCTGTGCGACCAAAACCCGGACCAGGCGCGTCGGGTCAACGTTGACGCCACCCGCATCCTCGCAGAAGAGACCGCCCGCCGTGGTGCCCTGTTGGTCTACATCTCGACCGACTATGTCTTCCCCGGCAAGGAGGGTGAGGCGCCTTACGAGGCCGATGCGCAGACCAACCCGCCCAACCTCTACGGGCAGTTCAAGCGGGATGGCGAGTTGGCCGTGCTGGAAGCCACCAAGGACACTGGGCTAGGAATCGTGCTGCGGGTGCCCGTGCTGTATGGAACTGCCAAGGAGAACTCGGAGAGCGCCGTTAACACCCTAATCGATGCGGTGTACAAGGCCCAAGATGAGAACGCGGGAGTGAAGATGGACGACTGGGCCCAGCGCTatcccaccaacaccgaagACGTTGCACGAGTGTGCCGTGACATTGTAATCAAGTACGTCAAGGAGCGGCAGCGCATCCAGGAGCTTCCCAAGATCCTGCAGTTCTCATCGGAGGACCGGATGACCAAGTACGAGATCTGTGAGAAGCTGGCTGATGTGCTCGGACTGTCGCTGGTTGGAATGGTGCGGAACAAGCAAGGAAACGACCCGAATGCGAGTGTGCAGCGGCCCTACGACACTCACCTGTCGACCAAAGCGCTGAAAGAGCTCGGCATTGATCTCCGGACGGTTGACTTTTTGTCGTGGTG GCGGAAACATTTGGGAGCGTACAAGCATTAA
- a CDS encoding FAD-binding oxidoreductase (COG:C;~EggNog:ENOG410PG19;~InterPro:IPR016171,IPR006094,IPR036318,IPR004113, IPR016164,IPR016166,IPR016167,IPR016169;~PFAM:PF02913,PF01565;~go_function: GO:0003824 - catalytic activity [Evidence IEA];~go_function: GO:0016491 - oxidoreductase activity [Evidence IEA];~go_function: GO:0050660 - flavin adenine dinucleotide binding [Evidence IEA];~go_function: GO:0071949 - FAD binding [Evidence IEA];~go_process: GO:0055114 - oxidation-reduction process [Evidence IEA]), which yields MSGARNLSVALRRARVPKPRSLLRPLSVCAPSPATTAARAFSVTSAANATKEIKYTSNAYPNLKRDPKFAEISADDVAFFKELLGAQSAVIDGVTADAADDIEPFNSDWMRKYRGHTRLVLKPQTKEEVSKVLQYCNEKKLAVVPQGGNTGLVGGSVPVFDEIVVNLSRMNQIRSFDEASGVLVVDAGVILEVADQYLAERNHLFPLDLGAKGSCHVGGNVATNAGGLRLLRYGSLHGTVLGVEAVLADGTVVDALSTLRKNNTGYDLKQLFIGSEGTIGIITGVSIQCPPRPKAVNVAYFGLESYDQVRQAYQEAKGHLSEILSAFELMDGRSQKLVNESTGTKYPLEGEYPFYCLVETSGSNAEHDMAKLEGFLEHIMGEGIVADGVLAQDETQFHAIWRWREGITEALSHLGGTYKYDVSIPLPELYQLVEDCKERLTKLGFVGDDDSFPVRAVVGYGHMGDSNLHLNISVRQYNKEVEKAIEPWVYEWIQKRNGSISAEHGLGLAKKEFIGYSQNDTMVKLMKQLKGLYDPNGILNPYKYI from the exons atgTCCGGTGCCAGGAACCTCTCCGTCGCCCTCCGACGGGCTCGCGTGCCCAAGCCTCGCTCTCTGCTGCGTCCTCTGTCCGTCTGCGCCCCGTCTCCCGCGACCACTGCCGCCCGCGCCTTCAGCGTCACCTCCGCGGCCAATGCGACCAAGGAGATCAAGTACACCAGCAACGCCTACCCCAACCTCAAGCGGGATCCCAAGTTCGCCGAAATCTCCGCCGATGATGTTGCTTTCTTCAAGGAATTGCTGGGCGCCCAGTCCGCCGTGATCGATGGCGTTACCGCCGACGCGGCCGACGATATCGAGCCTTTCAACAGCGACTGGATGCGCAAGTACCGCGGTCACACGAGACTGGTTCTCAAGCCCCAAACAAAGGAGGAGGTTAGCAAGGTGCTGCAATACTGTAACGAGAAGAAGTTGGCGGTGGTTCCTCAAGGTGGCAATACTGGATTGGTTGGCGGCTCCGTGCCGGTGTTTGACGAGATTGTCGTCAACCTGTCTCGCATGAACCAGATTCGCTCGTTCGATGAGGCTTCCGGTGTGCTGGTTGTCGATGCCGGTGTCATCCTGGAGGTTGCCGATCAGTACCTCGCTGAGCGCAACCACCTGTTCCCCTTGGATCTGGGCGCCAAGGGTTCCTGCCATGTCGGTGGCAATGTGGCTACCAACGCTGGTGGTCTGCGTCTCCTCCGCTACGGCAGTCTCCACGGCACCGTCCTTGGTGTGGAGGCTGTTCTGGCTGACGGAACCGTCGTCGACGCTCTGTCGACCCTGCGCAAGAACAACACTGGATACGATTTGAAGCAGCTGTTCATTGGTTCCGAGGGCACCATCGGTATCATCACTGGTGTGTCCATCCAGTGCCCCCCTCGCCCCAAGGCCGTCAATGTCGCCTACTTTGGTCTCGAGAGCTACGACCAGGTTCGCCAGGCCTACCAGGAAGCCAAGGGTCACCTGTCGGAGATTCTCTCCGCCTTTGAGCTCATGGACGGCCGCAGCCAGAAGCTCGTCAACGAGTCCACAGGCACCAAGTATCCCCTGGAAGGCGAGTACCCCTTCTACTGTCTCGTTGAGACCAGCGGATCCAACGCCGAGCACGACATGGCCAAGCTGGAAGGATTCCTGGAGCACATCATGGGTGAGGGCATTGTTGCGGACGGTGTCCTGGCTCAGGACGAGACCCAGTTCCACGCCATCTGGCGCTGGAGAGAGGGTATCACGGAGGCGCTGAGCCACTTGGGTGGCACCTACAAGTATGACGTCTCCATTCCTCTGCCGGAGCTGTACCAGCTGGTCGAGGACTGCAAGGAGCGTCTGACGAAGCTTGGATTCGTTGGCGACGACGATTCGTTCCCTGTCCGTGCTGTTGTGGGTTACGGCCACATGGGTGACTCCAACCTGCACCTGAACATCTCGGTGCGCCAGTACAACAAGGAGGTTGAGAAGGCCATTGAGCCTTGGGTGTACGAGTGGATCCAGAAGCGGAATGGCAGCATCAGTGCCGAGCATGGTCTCGGTCTTGCGAAGAAGGAGTTTATCGGATACAGCCAGAATGATACCATGGTGAAGTTGATGAAGCAGCTGAAGGGGCTATACGACCCG AATGGAATCTTGAACCCCTACAAGTACATCTAG
- a CDS encoding putative short chain oxidoreductase/dehydrogenase (COG:Q;~EggNog:ENOG410PP34;~InterPro:IPR002347,IPR036291,IPR020904;~PFAM:PF00106,PF13561,PF08659;~SECRETED:SignalP(1-21);~go_function: GO:0016491 - oxidoreductase activity [Evidence IEA];~go_process: GO:0055114 - oxidation-reduction process [Evidence IEA]), which yields MPQTWLITGTSSGLGASLALAALRAGHRVLATARNTSTASTLQPEITSLGGIWIPLDVNDPDTPTIIQNAINTHADGVIDVVVNNAGYSLLGSIEDMSEAEIESQFNTNVHGPIRVLKGVLPFMRKKRAGTVVNVSSSAGVDGAPGCAVYAGSKFALEGMTESLSKELHPFGIRVLLIEPGYFRTKFFSAFVAPAAGLNEDYVGTPVEAALKLIKAKDGSQEGDPEKAAQRILEVVDGNGMASGIAEKGFLRVVLGPDCWKRFSGKIEGVRENLEAMREIAHSTSFQ from the exons ATGCCCCAAACGTGGCTCATAACCGGCACATCCTCCGGGCTCGGCGCCTCCCTGGCCCTCGCGGCCCTCCGCGCCGGCCACCGCGTCCTCGCCACAGCGCGCAACACCAGCACAGCATCGACCCTACAACCCGAAATCACCTCACTGGGCGGGATCTGGATTCCCTTGGACGTGAACGACCCCGACACGCCCACCATCATTCAAAATGCCATCAACACGCACGCAGACGGGGTCATCGACGTCGTCGTCAACAACGCGGGATACTCCCTGCTAGGGAGTATCGAGGACATGAGCGAAGCGGAGATTGAGTCCCAATTCAATACGAATGTGCATGGCCCGATACGGGTGTTGAAGGGCGTGTTACCGTttatgaggaagaagagggccgGGACGGTGGTGAatgttagtagtagtgcgGGCGTGGATGGTGCGCCGGGGTGTGCGGTTTATGCGGGGTCGAAGTTTGCGCTTGAGG GCATGACAGAGTCCCTATCGAAAGAACTCCACCCCTTCGGGATCCGCGTTCTACTCATTGAACCTGGGTACTTCCGGACCAAGTTCTTCAGTGCGTTTGTGGCGCCTGCGGCAGGGTTGAATGAGGATTATGTGGGGACGCCGGTGGAGGCGGCGCTGAAGTTGATCAAGGCGAAGGATGGGAGTCAGGAGGGGGATCCGGAGAAGGCGGCGCAGAGGAttctggaggtggtggatgggaatgggatggcGAGTGGGATTGCTGAGAAGGGGTTTttgagggtggtgttggggccGGATTGTTGGAAGAGGTTTTCGGGGAAGATTGAGGGGGTTAGGGAGAATTTGGAGGCCATGAGGGAGATTGCACATTCGACTAGTTTTCAGTAG